The Humulus lupulus chromosome 3, drHumLupu1.1, whole genome shotgun sequence genome window below encodes:
- the LOC133822428 gene encoding serine/threonine-protein kinase PBS1, with product MGCFSCFDSKEEETLNPDKHSDDQKQAQSTLTSNLASLPSGVDRLRSRSNGASKREFPVPKDGAGVPIAAQTFTFRELAAATRNFRPECFLGEGGFGRVYKGRLESTGQVVAVKQLDRNGLQGNREFLVEVLMLSLLHHPNLVNLIGYCADGDQRLLVYEFMPFGSLEDHLHDLTPDKEPLDWNTRMKIAAGAARGLEYLHDKANPPVIYRDFKSSNILLDEGFHPKLSDFGLAKLGPTGDKSHVSTRVMGTYGYCAPEYAMTGQLTVKSDVYSFGVVFLELITGRKAIDSTRPHGEQNLVTWARPLFNDRRKFSKLADPQLQGRYPMRGLYQALAVASMCIQEQAATRPLIGDVVTALSYLANQAYDPSTASGHRGFGDKEDRRNRDGGRILKNEEGGGSGRRWDLDGSEKEDSPRETARLMVNKDLDRERAVAEAKMWGENWREKRRQSAQGSFDGANS from the exons ATGGGTTGTTTTTCTTGTTTCGATTCGAAAGAGGAGGAGACCCTCAATCCAGACAAACACAGTGATGATCAAAAGCAAGCTCAATCAACGCTTACCTCTAATCTTGCAAGTTTGCCTTCTG GAGTTGATAGACTCAGATCAAGGAGCAATGGAGCGTCTAAAAGAGAATTTCCAGTGCCCAAGGATGGGGCTGGGGTTCCTATCGCCGCACAAACATTCACCTTTCGCGAGCTGGCTGCTGCAACAAGGAATTTCAGGCCTGAGTGCTTCTTAGGGGAAGGGGGATTTGGACGTGTATACAAAGGGCGGCTTGAAAGCACTGGTCAG GTTGTGGCTGTTAAACAATTGGACAGAAATGGTCTTCAGGGCAACAGAGAATTTTTGGTTGAAGTGCTAATGCTCAGCCTTCTACATCACCCTAATTTAGTGAATTTAATTGGGTACTGTGCTGATGGGGACCAACGGCTTCTTGTATATGAGTTTATGCCCTTTGGATCATTAGAAGATCACCTACATG ATCTTACACCTGATAAGGAGCCACTAGATTGGAATACAAGGATGAAAATTGCTGCTGGTGCAGCAAGAGGATTGGAATATCTGCATGACAAAGCAAATCCACCAGTCATTTATAGAGATTTTAAATCATCCAACATATTGTTGGACGAAGGATTCCACCCAAAGCTTTCTGATTTTGGACTAGCAAAGCTAGGCCCTACTGGAGACAAGTCACATGTGTCAACCAGGGTTATGGGCACTTATGGTTACTGTGCTCCAGAATATGCAATGACAGGACAGTTGACAGTGAAGTCTGACGTTTACAGTTTCGGGGTAGTGTTTTTAGAGCTAATTACTGGACGTAAAGCCATTGATAGTACTCGACCCCATGGTGAGCAGAACCTTGTCACATGG GCACGGCCGTTGTTCAATGATCGTAGGAAATTTTCGAAACTGGCTGATCCACAGCTGCAGGGTCGGTATCCAATGAGGGGACTCTACCAGGCTCTAGCTGTGGCATCAATGTGCATCCAAGAACAGGCTGCAACCCGTCCTCTCATTGGAGATGTAGTTACTGCTCTTTCTTATCTAGCCAACCAAGCATATGACCCTAGCACAGCTTCAGGCCATAGAGGCTTTGGAGACAAGGAAGACAGAAGAAACAGAGATGGTGGAAGGATACTAAAGAACGAAGAAGGGGGAGGTTCTGGACGAAGATGGGATTTAGATGGGTCTGAGAAGGAGGATTCTCCCAGAGAAACTGCAAGATTAATGGTCAACAAGGATTTAGATAGAGAACGAGCTGTTGCTGAGGCGAAGATGTGGGGCGAGAATTGGCGAGAAAAAAGAAGACAGAGTGCACAAGGGAGCTTTGATGGCGCAAATTCATAG